The Glycine soja cultivar W05 chromosome 3, ASM419377v2, whole genome shotgun sequence genome window below encodes:
- the LOC114407704 gene encoding auxin-responsive protein IAA16-like produces MEAERDKYKMINFEETELRLGLPLSGNETLKNTCSTGKRVFSDTAVDLKLNLSSTSNSASSDLAKEKNITAAAPPANDPAKPPAKAQVVGWPPVRSFRKNIVQRSNNNEGEKAATSSSNNVNTGAAFVKVSMDGAPYLRKVDLKLYKSYQELLDALAKMFSSFTIDKCGSQGMKDFMNESKLIDLLNGSDYVPTYEDKDADWMLVGDVPWEMFVESCKRLRIMKGSEAIGLAPRAVEKCKNRS; encoded by the exons ATGGAGGCAGAGCGAGACAAGTACAAGATGATCAACTTTGAAGAAACCGAGTTACGACTCGGCCTGCCACTCAGTGGAAACGAGACGCTCAAAAACACTTGCAGCACTGGGAAGAGGGTTTTTTCGGATACTGCCGTGGATTTGAAGCTTAACCTTTCCTCAACCTCAAATAGTGCTTCTTCTGACCTGGCTAAAGAGAAGAACATCACTGCTGCTGCACCTCCTGCTAACGACCCAGCAAAGCCACCTGcaaa GGCACAAGTGGTGGGGTGGCCACCAGTGAGGTCTTTCAGAAAGAACATTGTTCAAAGGAGTAACAACAATGAGGGCGAAAAAGCCGCCACAAGTAGTAGCAACAATGTGAACACGGGAGCAGCTTTCGTGAAGGTGAGCATGGATGGTGCTCCTTATTTACGCAAGGTGGATTTGAAGTTGTACAAGAGCTACCAAGAGTTGTTGGATGCGCTGGCTAAAATGTTCAGTTCATTCACCATTGACAAGTGTGGATCCCAAGGCATGAAAGACTTCATGAACGAGAGCAAATTGATTGATCTTCTCAACGGCTCTGATTACGTACCAACCTATGAAGACAAAGATGCTGACTGGATGCTCGTTGGTGACGTACCGTGGGA AATGTTCGTGGAATCATGCAAGCGCCTGCGTATAATGAAAGGATCTGAGGCAATCGGGCTAG caCCAAGAGCAGTGGAAAAGTGCAAGAACAGAAGCTAG